One part of the Salinivirga cyanobacteriivorans genome encodes these proteins:
- a CDS encoding ABC transporter permease has protein sequence MWKNYLAIIYRNILRQKLNTLINILGLAAGISAASLIFLYVHTELKFDESWDNADELYRVNETFEYFRKESTPYALTSHVLGKRMRSEFPDMQVCRLETGDYGNNIFVDDKWLNPGRIKHADDNFFKLFTYPQREFNTRTDTLPRAWIAKKKYEKYFEPFNTKTFRYGEKWYELAGTFNKSGYQSHLDVDLIVPYDSLILNDYKHTWDWTRLNTLTYVRTDLGAGELEQLIDQRLKNEVDTFTRKHNMQMNLHFPVISLPEIHFNHVYQYDSLSNRDKNVVWLFSIIGILILTIASINYINMAIAQGGIRAREIAIRKTMGATRKNVITQFLGESVAITLLAIIISVIFTEMLFPAFNEITGFDFHIFESAVLSRLVVFLSVVWLLLGFLSGFYPAFVLSLFQPITIFRGGADLMLYRNVRSYFVSSTKVRKLMLVAQYLVAGTIIIATIIIQLQTNYLVNRDMGFDMDKLVIMELEKDSTRAPQYRSLLNAVLELDNVEKATLAERVPGLRTGRLLFYFESDSGRYQNGFNVFSGRPDYLEVLGCEVVAGRWFDPSARKGELRNEILVNEAFVETMGWSQPLGKEFASGFSDEHKVVGVVKDFNYYSLHQDIEPLAILPNIFTNRYLVINARDPKELMNSGKLEHLWSGFFPNQVPTINRLRNTFNSQYTHEHRLLSIFAYFSGLSIIISSLGLFALSAFSAQKRSREISIRKILGAGHKHILGLLYVDYMQIFAIAILLAWLGAFVFANQWLDSFVAAVSPGLLPYILGSVFILGIVAITVSYHTLKATRTNPAVFLKYE, from the coding sequence ATGTGGAAAAATTATTTGGCAATAATATACCGCAATATTCTTCGTCAGAAACTTAATACCCTTATTAATATTCTGGGACTTGCTGCCGGTATATCTGCTGCCTCACTCATTTTTTTATACGTACATACCGAGCTTAAATTCGATGAGAGCTGGGATAATGCAGATGAACTGTACCGTGTAAATGAAACCTTTGAGTATTTTCGAAAAGAGAGCACGCCTTATGCTTTAACTTCACATGTGTTGGGTAAACGCATGCGATCAGAATTTCCTGATATGCAAGTGTGCAGACTCGAAACCGGAGATTATGGAAATAACATATTTGTAGATGATAAATGGTTGAATCCGGGCAGAATAAAACACGCCGATGACAACTTTTTTAAGCTATTTACATATCCGCAAAGGGAATTCAATACGAGGACCGATACTTTGCCCAGGGCCTGGATTGCCAAAAAAAAATATGAAAAGTACTTTGAACCATTTAATACCAAGACTTTTCGGTATGGAGAAAAATGGTATGAGCTCGCAGGAACTTTTAATAAGAGCGGTTATCAAAGTCACCTCGATGTTGATCTTATTGTTCCTTATGATTCACTAATACTGAACGATTATAAGCACACCTGGGACTGGACAAGGCTAAATACCTTAACTTATGTAAGAACTGATTTGGGTGCCGGAGAGCTGGAACAGCTTATAGATCAAAGGCTTAAAAATGAGGTGGATACTTTTACACGTAAGCATAATATGCAAATGAATTTGCATTTTCCGGTTATTTCGCTGCCCGAAATTCATTTTAACCATGTTTATCAATATGATAGCTTGTCTAACAGAGATAAAAATGTTGTATGGCTTTTTAGCATAATCGGTATACTTATTCTCACTATTGCCAGTATAAATTACATCAATATGGCTATAGCCCAGGGTGGTATTCGGGCAAGAGAAATTGCCATTCGTAAAACTATGGGAGCTACCCGAAAAAATGTAATTACACAATTTCTTGGTGAATCAGTTGCCATTACATTGCTGGCAATTATTATATCTGTAATATTTACCGAAATGCTGTTCCCGGCATTTAACGAAATTACCGGATTTGATTTCCATATTTTCGAGTCAGCAGTGTTGTCACGGTTAGTTGTGTTTTTATCCGTAGTATGGCTTCTGCTCGGCTTTCTCAGTGGTTTTTATCCGGCTTTTGTATTGTCGCTTTTTCAACCCATTACCATATTCAGGGGAGGGGCTGACCTAATGCTTTATCGCAATGTGCGGTCATACTTTGTATCGTCTACAAAAGTGCGAAAACTCATGTTGGTGGCTCAATACCTGGTAGCCGGTACCATTATTATTGCAACCATCATCATTCAGTTGCAAACAAATTACCTGGTAAACCGAGATATGGGTTTTGATATGGATAAGCTCGTAATAATGGAGCTGGAGAAGGATAGCACACGGGCCCCACAGTATAGAAGCTTGTTAAACGCAGTGCTCGAATTAGACAATGTAGAAAAAGCCACTTTGGCCGAAAGGGTACCCGGATTAAGAACCGGAAGGTTACTTTTTTATTTCGAAAGTGATTCGGGGCGCTACCAGAACGGTTTCAATGTGTTCAGTGGCCGTCCCGATTATCTTGAAGTGTTGGGCTGTGAGGTTGTGGCAGGGCGCTGGTTCGACCCTTCGGCGCGAAAAGGCGAATTGCGAAATGAAATACTTGTAAACGAGGCTTTTGTAGAGACAATGGGGTGGTCGCAGCCATTAGGTAAAGAGTTTGCATCAGGATTTTCCGATGAGCATAAAGTAGTAGGAGTGGTGAAGGATTTTAACTACTATTCACTGCATCAGGACATTGAGCCACTCGCTATTTTACCCAATATCTTCACAAATCGTTACCTTGTAATTAATGCTCGCGACCCTAAAGAGCTGATGAATTCAGGAAAACTGGAGCACTTATGGAGCGGTTTTTTCCCAAACCAGGTTCCAACCATCAACCGGCTTCGCAATACATTCAATTCACAATACACACATGAACATCGGTTGTTGAGCATATTTGCTTATTTTTCAGGGTTGTCAATCATAATCAGCAGTCTTGGCCTTTTTGCATTGAGTGCTTTTTCGGCACAAAAGAGAAGCCGCGAAATCAGTATAAGAAAAATTCTGGGTGCCGGCCACAAACACATACTAGGTTTGCTCTATGTCGATTATATGCAGATATTTGCCATTGCAATTTTATTGGCATGGTTAGGTGCATTTGTTTTTGCAAATCAATGGCTCGATTCTTTTGTCGCTGCAGTATCACCCGGTTTATTGCCCTATATACTGGGCTCTGTGTTTATTTTAGGTATTG